One Fusobacterium ulcerans DNA segment encodes these proteins:
- the secY gene encoding preprotein translocase subunit SecY, giving the protein MTLMEKFYAKLSSIRRIPELRDRIIFTLIMFLVARVGTYIPAPGIDVDRLATMTAQSDILGYINMFSGGAFKRVSIFALGIVPYINASIVFSLLAVIIPKIEEIQKDGEAGRNRINQWTRYLTIAIAVVQGFGVCMWLQSVGLVTTPGTLFFLTTVVTLTAGTVFLMWIGEQISIKGIGNGVSLLIFLNVISGGPSSVVQTIQTMKGSKFLIPVLILIAGAAILTVAGIVIFQLGQRKIPIHYVGKGFSGKGGMGQNSYIPLKLNSAGVMPVIFASVVMMIPSVIINAIPSQYTFKTTLAMVFSQKHPVYMIVYAIVIIFFSFFYTAIVFDPEKVADNLKQGGGTIPGIRPGNETVEYLEGVVTRITWGGAFFLAIISILPYTIFTTFNLPVFFGGTGIIIVVGVAIDTVQQINAHLVMREYKGFI; this is encoded by the coding sequence TTGACTTTGATGGAAAAATTTTATGCAAAATTGAGTAGCATTAGGAGAATTCCTGAGCTAAGAGATAGAATTATCTTCACCTTGATAATGTTCTTAGTTGCTAGAGTTGGAACATATATTCCAGCTCCTGGCATAGATGTAGATAGACTTGCAACTATGACAGCACAAAGCGATATATTGGGATACATTAATATGTTTTCAGGTGGAGCTTTTAAAAGAGTTTCTATCTTTGCTCTAGGGATTGTTCCTTATATTAACGCTTCAATCGTTTTCAGCCTTTTGGCTGTAATCATTCCTAAAATTGAAGAAATTCAAAAAGATGGAGAAGCAGGAAGAAACAGAATCAATCAATGGACGAGATACTTGACAATAGCTATTGCTGTAGTTCAAGGTTTTGGAGTATGTATGTGGCTTCAGTCTGTAGGACTGGTTACTACACCAGGAACATTATTCTTCTTGACAACAGTAGTTACACTGACTGCTGGTACTGTTTTTCTTATGTGGATAGGAGAACAGATATCAATAAAAGGAATTGGAAATGGGGTTTCATTACTTATCTTCTTGAATGTAATATCTGGAGGACCTTCTAGTGTTGTTCAGACTATACAAACAATGAAGGGAAGTAAATTCCTTATACCAGTACTTATCCTTATAGCAGGTGCAGCGATACTTACAGTAGCAGGGATAGTAATTTTCCAATTAGGACAAAGAAAAATACCTATTCACTATGTAGGAAAAGGATTTAGTGGAAAAGGAGGTATGGGTCAAAACTCATATATACCTTTAAAACTTAACAGTGCAGGAGTAATGCCTGTTATCTTTGCATCAGTAGTTATGATGATACCATCAGTAATTATAAATGCAATACCTTCACAATATACTTTTAAAACTACATTAGCAATGGTATTTAGCCAAAAGCATCCAGTATATATGATAGTATATGCTATAGTAATTATATTTTTCTCATTCTTTTATACTGCTATAGTTTTTGATCCTGAAAAGGTTGCAGATAACTTGAAACAGGGTGGAGGAACAATTCCAGGAATAAGACCTGGGAATGAAACAGTTGAGTATTTAGAAGGTGTTGTAACAAGGATAACTTGGGGTGGTGCTTTCTTCTTAGCGATTATATCTATACTTCCATATACAATTTTTACTACTTTCAATCTTCCAGTATTCTTTGGAGGAACAGGTATAATAATCGTAGTTGGAGTTGCTATAGATACTGTTCAGCAAATCAATGCTCATCTTGTTATGAGAGAATACAAAGGGTTTATATAA